The region ACTCCCTTTCCTGTTTCAATGGTTGGTTTTTGGTTTTTAGTAAGGCCATGGTCAAAAACAAATTTTCCCACACAACGAACGCCATTCCCGCACATCTCAGAAGAACTTCCATCCGAGTTGTACATATCCATTTGGAATTCACCGGTATTCGAATTACGGATAAAAATCACCCCATCTCCACCAATTCCAAAATTGCGGTCAGAAAGTTTTTGGATTTGTTCGGGACTCAGACGGATATCGTTTTTCGTTGCATCGATATACACATAGTCATTTCCAATTCCTTCCATTTTGGTGAAGTTGATTTTCATTTGATCCTCTCTTATCTCACCCCATGTTTTTTTGGCCTTGGATGTTGGCAAGCCGGATCAAGGTTTTTTAGTTTGACCCTTGTTCTCACTAGTTAGACTGACTGAATAGACCATGAAATCTTGTATTCTTTGCCAATCTCCCGAGTCAAAAACCGTATTCAATGAAAACGGAACCCCAATTTTAGAATGTAAAAGCTGTGGACATGTATATTCCTCTTACGAACAAGAAGAACATTACGAAGGTTATTGGGACGGGGCAGAACAAACTTACGATTTAAAATGGTGGGATAATGCTCACCGAGCCGTGTATTCTGATTTTATTTCCACCTACTTAAAATCGGAGAAAGGAAACCTTCTCGATGTGGGTTGTGGACTTGGCTTTTTTGTAAAGGCTGTACTTACGAAAAAAACAGGTTGGTCGGCCGTGGGGTATGAAATATCCAAACAAGCTGTCAAATTTGCCAACGAACAAAACGGAATGAAAACTGTTTATGCAGGTCTTGTTCAGGACTCGAAGTTACCTAAAGAAAGTTTTGATATCATCACTTTGTGGGACGTGATCGAACACATTCCCAAACCGCACTCTTTACTCACTTACTTACACGGACTATTGAAACCTGGTGGGATTTTATTTTTACAAACGCCGAATTTTCCCATCCAACTTGCCAAAGCCAATCTGAAGGTGAAACTAAAAGGAATGCAAGAAGGTGTTCATTACTTAGAAGCCAAAGACCATGTAAACAATTACAAGATGCACACTTTGGCAGAACTCGGAAAACAATGTGGGTTCATAAATCCTAAATACAAAGTACTTATGCCCATCCTTTCCGTATCGGGGAGTAAAAGTAAACTTGCCGTTTATTTTAAGTTAGGTTATTATTATTTCACCAAACTAATCTTTACTCTTAGTTTTGGAACCATCAACTGGAACAATACTCTATTTTTGACGCTTGTGAAGCCATAATTCCGCAAAGTTTAAAGCAGTGACCGTACTCGGTGCCGTCCAAATCGGTGCCGGAGTTTCAGAAACATACTCGGCTAAATCCGCACCTTGCCCCCACATCTCCGGAATGTGAATGCTTGCGATCCCATGACGGTTTGCTCCCAATACATCATCTTCCCAATTGTCACCAAGTAAGAT is a window of Leptospira kanakyensis DNA encoding:
- a CDS encoding class I SAM-dependent methyltransferase, translating into MKSCILCQSPESKTVFNENGTPILECKSCGHVYSSYEQEEHYEGYWDGAEQTYDLKWWDNAHRAVYSDFISTYLKSEKGNLLDVGCGLGFFVKAVLTKKTGWSAVGYEISKQAVKFANEQNGMKTVYAGLVQDSKLPKESFDIITLWDVIEHIPKPHSLLTYLHGLLKPGGILFLQTPNFPIQLAKANLKVKLKGMQEGVHYLEAKDHVNNYKMHTLAELGKQCGFINPKYKVLMPILSVSGSKSKLAVYFKLGYYYFTKLIFTLSFGTINWNNTLFLTLVKP